The DNA window aaatctactttttgaaCTTTTCTTTCTTCGTCTTGAAAACTTACATTTTTTGATGCTTCAAACTTCAACTTCAAACATTTGTTATTCAAAAATCATttgcttatattatttttgattttttaaaggtgACAAtgtaggaaaatattttttttaaaagctaaAACCATGCCtcaaatatataattctaaacattttccaaaaatcataaacaatttacgcaaaataattttaaaaaaattcgcaaaatttaaaaaagtagattttgacataaattttgaatttttgataaatactgaatgggttaagaaaagtattgtatcatttaaacggcatttaaataaCCGTTCCATTAATGCCAAAGATTGCAGAAGTTAGTCCAAATGATgagtatatttaatttttgattcgtcaaaatacttatgccgacCATTGTAGTTGTTATTTAAAGCACTATATTATTCAAAAAAGATTGATTAACTTTGGTTTGGCACAGAAATTTCATCGCCACGAAGTTATGGATAAAATCGTCAGTCCCGTGGTCCCGCAGCCAGGAGCCTGGAAACGGCCACCGCGCATCCTGCAGCCTAGCGGAGCTAGAAAGACGAACTCGCGCCGGTCGACATCCTTTAGCGAATCTGAGATTATCAGTCCCGTAGAGGAGGGGCCTCCAAAACAGCTGCCTCTCATCGATGGTAAGTAAGTAAGATGTTTTCACATTTCATACTAAATTCTCCAAACTTTAGTTGAGATACCCCGGGGCGACACGCCAGATTTACCAGAGCACGGGCTTGGGAGTCCGCTGAGCACCACTTCGGCGGCCACTTCGCACACAGCTGGTGAGCAGGATTCCCTGGCAGGAGCGGACACCATCATAGCGGATGCTACTGCGTCTGAAGACGTGACCGAAGTCCAAGTGACCAGCAGTATGATGCTGGAACCCGCCCTGATTCCTCCACTCAAAGTGCTGCCCAAGTTCCGCGCCGATGGGTTGAAGTACCGGTACGGCAACTTTGATCGCTACGTGGACTTTCGGCAGATGAACGAGTTTCGGGACGTACGCCTACAGGTGTTCCAGCGCCATGTGGAACTGTTCCAAAATAAGGACATCCTTGACATTGGGTGCAACGTGGGCCACATGACTATCACGGTGGCCAGACATCTGGCACCGAAAACAATTGTAGGCATCGACATTGATCGAGAGCTAATTGCCCGGGCTCGGAGGAATCTCTCGATATTTGTGCGCATTCCCAAGGAAGAGAAGATGCCAGAGATCAAGGCAGAACCAATGGTCGATTGTAAGGCGGAGTCAACTGAGAAAACGCAATCCGTAGGCGGAGAGGCTTCGGATTTAGCACACAAGAAAACGAGGCGAGGAAAGAAGCGGCGCAAGGTGCACCAAAGACTCCAGCACCATCACCATCACCGTcataatcatcatcatcaccaccaccaccacctctaTGATCTGGAAcagctgcagcaacaacagaagCTGGACGCGCTTCTCGTCAAGCCGCACGAATTCTTCCCCATTTCTTTTCCGCTAACCTATGGGGGAATCCCCCATTTGCCGCTATCAAGCAAATCGCCAAATACGTGTGGCAACAATAATCTTTTCCCGTCAAACGTCTTCTTTAGACACACCAACTATGTGCTCAAGGACGAGTCGTTCATGGCCAATGACTCGCAGCAATACGATCTCATACTGTGTCTCTCTGTTACCAAATGGGTCCATCTCAACTTTGGGGATAACGGCTTAAAGATGGCCTTCAAGCGGATGTTCAACCAGCTGCGCCCCGGTGGGAAGCTTATACTTGAGGCCCAGAACTGGGCCAGCTATAAGAAAAAGAAGAACCTGACGGTAAGTGTTTATTTAAACGTAATGACGCCCAAGGATAGAGTGGGAAGGTTATTGCCATACTCCGAACTTAATAGTAACGGAGATGGAACGGTGAAACTATATAAATGATTAGcagaattaataaaaaacgcaTCAATTGACAGCTGATTTTTTAAAGTCCGATGAATTTTTGCacactttttatatattgttaATCCCTTAAGAATATCATAAAATAACGAACATATTTTTGACTTTGCAGCCAGAGATTTATAACAACTACAAGCAGATCGAGTTCTTTCCCAACAAGTTCCATGAATACTTGCTCAGCTCGGAAGTGGGATTCAGTCACAGCTATACACTCGGAGTGCCACGGCACATGAACAAGGGTTTCTGCCGACCCATCCAGGTGAGAAATGattgaaatggaaatataAACTTCTACCTAACGCTTACGACTTCTGTGATATCCGAATCCTAGCTGTATGCTAAGGGAGATTATACCCCGAATCATGTGCGTTGGAGCGATGCATACTATCCGCAAACCCCTTATGAGGCATATCGCGGCATCTATGCCACCCTTCCAGCTCATCGCATGGGAGGCGGCGGAAGCAGCGCAGGCGGTAGCCATAGTGGGCATGCTCAAATGCTGCACCTCAGTAGCTCCAGTCGGTCGCAAAACTACGATACGCCGCACTATGCAGGCAGCGCCTCCGGCTCGGCCAGTTGCCGGCAGACCCCAATGTACCAGCCCACCTATAATCCATTGGAGACGGATTCATACCAACCCAGCTATGACATGGAATATCTCAACCACATGTACGTGTTCGCTTCGCCACTCTACCAGACCGTCTGGTCGCCCCCAGCCTCGCTGCGCAAGAGCAGCTCGCATACCCCGGTATTCGGAAGTGTGCGCGAAGCGGAGCTAGACGGTGATGGGAGTGGAGGAGGTGGCAGCGGGGGAGGCAGCTACCACCGGCACGTCTATCCACCAAACGATGACACCTGTTCGCCGAACGCCAACACTAGCAATGCGTTTAACTCGATTCGCGACCCTGATACCGATGATTCCAATCAGCTGCCAGGGGGAAGTCGGCGGCATGTGTATGCCACCAACTGTGGAGAGAGCTCCTCGTCGCCGCAGGTTAATCACCACGAGGCGACCGGCGAGTTTGTAGACGCTCTAATGGAAGACGAACATAAGTCTTCAAGTGGCGGAGGGGCTGGTGGCGCGGCTTATTGTGATCTTTCGGATGCCTAgactaaaaatgttttaggcAGGAAAAAagtgtcaaaaaaaaaaaacaaaaaaaaacgaaaaatcttaaaaaccacgaagagtttttgaaaagaaaaatcaATGTAACCGTAAACAAAACGCTTATGTTTTCTAAGGTATAATGtgggtatatattttttatacatcgtaatttaatgaaaagaatatatatacaaatatatacaaatctatatatacattttgaaCAGAGATGCATGTGTTTAGGTATATTGTTATCTGTATCGATAAGGCTAACCTTTTTGCTAAAATGCTTTATAGTGAACACATGATTTGATCCTGTTGGCAGTTCAATTGTAATCCTAGTTTTTAATTCACCATAAGCAATACAAACACAAACACGCTCTTACGTATATATCTACATATACAGGCACACCCAccaacactcacacacacgacAAGCGGTagctttaaataatatatataatgctataaaaatgtttaggaaacgtgaaaaattccatgaaattaaactattttttattaaaactttggcaaagcataaaatataacatgCTGTAAGGAAATGTGAAACAAAATGAATAAAGCAACCACAATGGCAAGCaaagaaattacaaattaataatttattccTAAGAATGTTTAAACATTGTTTTAAGCCTTTGAAGTGGTAAGAGCTTAGGAAATAAGGCATCGGAGTTTAAgttgttctttttatttaacgtTCGGAAAACAGTTCTTAACGTTTTATCAATACCGCTTGTCCACCTTGCAAAAGGAAAGCGGAATTTATGTCCTATgtttttaaaacgttttaataaaatatttaattttttctgagaaaataaaaattaatgtagTTGAAAGAATTAATGAAAGATTTCTTCATAGagaaattaaacaatattatatttaaaactttccatgtttgtttttcttttatatttggGAGGACCTCCATTGAAGCATTCCCAAGATCAAATCAGTTTGGGAATGGTTTTCAATGTGTGCTCTTGATGTGGAGATGAAGTCTTGGATTTAGCATCGGAGCGATCGTGATTTCAAAATACTTTGACGGCAGTCCAcaccaggagggtgtgcgaGTGCGACTACTGTACTAGTATGTTtatacacgaagaaatgaaaatccacTGTAATCGTCCGCTTGTTACGAGTGATGCATCAATCaaaaggtattgcaaaaacgCGTCAAATGATacattagttctaccacttttggaatacatgcatacataaataaataaatgaaagataagtaattttgcataataaacGTGGTATGGAAAACCCAAATAATGCTTGTTATGAGAACTCGGCTCCAATTCTGatagagttaagatcaataaaggAACAAGTATTTAATGATCAAAATAGTAACATTTTAAAggcttaatttttaattataaaaacccTAAAATGATGGCgacaaacaaatatttcagGTTAACGATGAAAAATCTTTGACAACATAAAACGGCAGGACAGCGTAGATCTTTTGGGACAACTATTGGCGTGTCATTCCCTAGCAGgaatacgaggtgtgttcaaaaagtaaggtaacttttcaaatttcgcgggcaacatgtTTTCGATTatccatttttttgttttgttatgttggtacactcttcaataacatctgtaccaagtttcaattgaatccccttttttgtttagttgtgagaggcgtaaaggtaacaagttgttttgcgtgctcagcgattttttgctatcgaaaaatacggatcaaaggatttgcatcaaattttgtgtaaaaaataaaattaggtgctccggaaacgtctccttcactgcgttgcaaacttttaactgaaatcattataccctctgcaagggtatacaaaaaaaaagggttgCTCATTTCAAGATACACACacatttgtaaatttttttcctaaatttattaattatttgtgCTGTTTATTGAAATATGTTCTTGAATCAGCCACATTTTGGCATGATTTTGGGCcttaaaatagtttattctTCTTTCAATGATGCgcagcatttttattttaacaatcCGAAATTATGCGTAAATCGCGCAGTCCCTCGTAATGCCAACAGACAGCTATTCCCCTGTATTGAATGCGAAGCATGAGGCCAGCGTTCAAGCCAAGCGTATCCTGGTTTCGTCAGTTATCATTAACAATAAACGAAGTACGGCCAGAACAAAATCTCATCAGCTGAGAGAACTAAACACTTGTTGCCGCCGCTCGTTCCAGCTCTTTTTAGTCTTCATTCTGGCTTAGCTGTTGATGCTATAGGGTGGTGTAAGTGCAACACGCGCTACAGAAGTCTTCCCGGGCGTTAGGCAATAATGCATTGTTAAACGGATGACAACGTTGGCCGATGAAACGGTTCTGGTTACAGAAATAGCCACGCACTTGCTTTATTTCCGTCCGCGTTGCACTCCGTTGGTGCCCATATGCACATACCACCCCTTACCGGCATTGCATCCTTCGATCTTAGTCAAACTTGTGGAaattattttctaattaaacGTATATAATGAAGTGCGAAGTCTGCTGTTTTACTCCCGCAGAATTTATATGCATGTCAAACAATTCGTTAGTAAAGTGAATATACCCGATACTCGTAGATTGAAagggtataattatttttcccgGAAAGTGAACTCATGAAAAATAcgatttacatttaaatatgattttagACTTATCGTTTAAGAAAACgttgttaattttaaatatttgtaaatatctttaaactcgaatcaaacaaaaacacctcctAACGATGTATGGGGTCGTGGCGATCGCGCACTATCAACGTACAACAGTTTCTGATATCGACTTTTATGacgaaaaatgtttgtttgactaaataaaaatactatataaaatgttctCAATCTGCCCGCTTCAGCCAAATACTTTAGGTTCTCAcaataaaggaatattttattgaagcgTGCGGAATGAGAACAATTTAGAAACTATCTATCTACAATCTACTAACTTAAGCtggccgaagttaactttctctCTTGTTTTTAACTAATTCTTTCAAgacgttttataaaatttttttttaataaaacaggaagtaaatataaaaattgtattacgCAGATAGTTTTATTATTGGCAAGCATTTGTAAGTTGGTTTGCTTTATCTAAACGTCTGTCAAAATACGGCGGACTTAGAAACCGTCTAAAATGACGGGCGTGACAATGAGATTTGCTTTCCGGGGGAAATTTGGTCAGAAAAgatttctgtgacaccccCGTTTAAGATTTAACTTACTTAATGGGtttttaataagaaatattatttatatccaTCGATATTTGCCTTATTGATACACGAAAGATTCATTGTGTCACGTATCACAAAAAGGAAGCGTACTATTTTTAGGCTCCTTTTTTACTGATCgtgatttataaatttttacatttactGTTAAACAGAAAAATCGtccttaaaataaatcaaattagtAACcgaaagtttgtttcagcggggtgccacgcccaatctaacgcccacaatcctcGAAAATCTGAAGCGCTTACTGGtattatgatagaaacaaaattttaactcaaatgtatttgtctcatcaatacctatcgattgtcccaaaaaaaaatgtgccacgcccacattaATGCCCCCAAAtggctaaaacgcttaaaactgtctgccgacCACATCACATACACCGAAATAgacggtaggtggcgctttccAATACTTCTTTGCTGCATATGTATAAATctctattttctttttgcttctcaagctgagtaacgggtatatcTAATAGTCGTGGCACTGGACCTTAGCATTGttccttgttttttaatgtaagtGTCTACTATCTTTGTTTTTCCAAGAACTCACTTTACAATCGATAGTTACCGCGTCTCTTTAAGGACATCATTTCTTCTCTAACGCTTGCTAAATGCAAAATCCTGTGCCGCCCTTCCTTTTATTAATCATAACCATGATACATACATATCGTATTTTTAGGTGCACTGCATTCGAATTTCAACGGCCCAATGGACTCAGACAGTTTTGAGTCCGAGCTTCATATAAAAGTTCCGTGATCAGCTGCTTGAGCGTTACGTGAACTGTGCATCTGTCTCGCTTTCGTCTGAAGCTTTCCAGGCGAAAGCTCACTCTCTCACACCCAGTTTGTCCAGTCGGGTGAGGAGTTGTAGCGCGTGGAAGGCGAAGAATGCGAACGAAAAGCATTAATTGAAATTGAGCAAGAACAAACGGGAGAAAGTGAGAATTGCCAGTTGTATtcgaagaaaagaaaaaggaaagaaCGCGTGCCAGGCTCAAGTTACTTTCTCCCTGACTCACGCTCTCCAGTGATCGGTTAATTTCCACGTTCGGCTGGCGTTCAGTTCAGTTTTGAAGTTGACTCTTGGCGTCGGTGGTCGACGCTCTCTCAACCAACAAAAAAAGTCGGGGCCACAGATTTCAAGTTTGCCGAGAAAGCCTCCctcaaaattaattacaagAGTGTTGGGAGAGACGTGTGTGTGCGATTGATtagcattttaatatttttaaattgattttcatttgtgtacATCTAAACGTGTTTTGTGGCGCCTCAACAGAGGGGCAATTGCATTAATTATCGGAGTGCTCGGTCTTAGGAATACGAACATACATACGTACATATAAACATTCAACACATTGCCAAAGTAGCTCGACGAGAAGTTGTTGTTCGACAACTTCTGACTGCGgaataagaatttaatttgtttttatcaacTGCATTTGTAAGTGCCTATACATTGTTAAGCCCAATTTGTTGTCGATCGCTAATAATGCCAATAGATGATAAACTGTTTTGTAACCTTAGCTCAGATTGGGGAAATGGATCCGCAAGAAATATCTTGGGTATGACAACAAATATTTTGGTGGAAATCCcgataatattattaatattaaaacgaTGTCGAAAGTGACAAGATAATCACCATATAAGCGCTTTAAATATGGATATGGGctatgaaatatttgaaagagTTTTTGATTAGTAAGTCGgtgtttttaagtttaaaagaGCGAGGACAAGTTTCACAAGTGCCACTTTTATAAATACCCTGCAGTACCAATCAGCGCTTTTTAAACACTGAATCACTGCAAAACGGTCATCACCGAGCACCTAATGAGCGCGATTCATTTGTATGATATGTGGTGTTGATTTTAACATAGGCTATTCTACGAAGCACCACTGTCCAAAAACTGACACACAGTGAGAAACTTTTAAGCAGTAAAAAAGCGCTGAAAAGGCGCCTTTCACCTCTAACGCCTTTGTGGCGTCGCAGTCGAATAAGTGATGATTGTGTGTCAGTGCTGAATAGTGAAACGGCGGGGTAATTACAAACGATAAAATTTGtcataaaacaaacaacacaTTTTTAGGGAATCCCGTGATACTTCAACATCCacgttctttttttaaataacaataaaaacagttgttttagaaaataacCGAACATTTAAACTTAATCggaaaagctttaaaaaattgaagtATTTTTAGAAAGGCGtatcttatattttatatatttttcttctgtTGGAGCACTCTTGCGCCGTTGCTTACAACATATCGAAACTCAAAAGCTTCTTGTTTTTGGTTTGTCAATGTTGATAtcattttttcgattttatgaagcatttaaaatgtttactaCATTGTTAATTACaattaataaagtaaaattagTTTCcgcgaaaatataaaaattctcgGCAAAAGGAAAACCTGTATGCCATTAATTTATAATCAATCTATTTTTTCCATTGGCGAGGA is part of the Drosophila biarmipes strain raj3 chromosome 2R, RU_DBia_V1.1, whole genome shotgun sequence genome and encodes:
- the LOC108029603 gene encoding 7SK snRNA methylphosphate capping enzyme bin3, translated to MEKRPSDSPGNCRVTRSSMTPTLRLDQSPRQDHHPQQSESAKNAAPRRSKSPTSGKSQAAQHHQFRAPQQQQEPKNRNKAWVKRQHKAGSKHNTSTCGGASSAQSQSTGSTAPATSLLPATSSAAHKADLENIQNIHNKNQITGGGINHHGIAGTAHHVGVNAHHVAVGGGGHHHHHNTRLAQNATGGGATGGGAMQLYKKMLTHRGHHHHVLCAGNNANHTCCLVTGCNGSSASGAGVPASGGVGVASGGGGATCKEAQSSKDTSSLSGNSSVTGSAAAGNAVHYCCGRSKFFLPEKRLRKEVIVPPTKFLLGGNISDPLNLNSLQNENTSNASSSNNTPATTPRQSPITTPPKVEVIIPPNIHDPLHLLDPVDSMEYEKQLTSPMKRGGGGVGGGMLHHRQHHHRTRKNRKRRRFDSNNTSHAGDECGGGGELADEPPQPTATSSLAASPVAALVNVGGSLLLSESAVPAAGETAETGQQQAHVRSPQSAAISATAEMPSSTEAAAAAGAEEQVEEAASAPSPAAPSSPKLHQHVDAAAEEGPAAAPPAAAEPLGEEMLLSFSTTSTTLAVASTLAERRAQASRDLRLDLSSTCYGVGGTGLSFGGSSGASIGTGVGGGGGRKRKISESNNSQKSKKFHRHEVMDKIVSPVVPQPGAWKRPPRILQPSGARKTNSRRSTSFSESEIISPVEEGPPKQLPLIDVEIPRGDTPDLPEHGLGSPLSTTSAATSHTAGEQDSLAGADTIIADATASEDVTEVQVTSSMMLEPALIPPLKVLPKFRADGLKYRYGNFDRYVDFRQMNEFRDVRLQVFQRHVELFQNKDILDIGCNVGHMTITVARHLAPKTIVGIDIDRELIARARRNLSIFVRIPKEEKMPEIKAEPMVDCKAESTEKTQSVGGEASDLAHKKTRRGKKRRKVHQRLQHHHHHRHNHHHHHHHHLYDLEQLQQQQKLDALLVKPHEFFPISFPLTYGGIPHLPLSSKSPNTCGNNNLFPSNVFFRHTNYVLKDESFMANDSQQYDLILCLSVTKWVHLNFGDNGLKMAFKRMFNQLRPGGKLILEAQNWASYKKKKNLTPEIYNNYKQIEFFPNKFHEYLLSSEVGFSHSYTLGVPRHMNKGFCRPIQLYAKGDYTPNHVRWSDAYYPQTPYEAYRGIYATLPAHRMGGGGSSAGGSHSGHAQMLHLSSSSRSQNYDTPHYAGSASGSASCRQTPMYQPTYNPLETDSYQPSYDMEYLNHMYVFASPLYQTVWSPPASLRKSSSHTPVFGSVREAELDGDGSGGGGSGGGSYHRHVYPPNDDTCSPNANTSNAFNSIRDPDTDDSNQLPGGSRRHVYATNCGESSSSPQVNHHEATGEFVDALMEDEHKSSSGGGAGGAAYCDLSDA